The Mycolicibacterium mageritense genome contains a region encoding:
- the hmgA gene encoding homogentisate 1,2-dioxygenase gives MTEYQSGFGNSFETEALPGALPVGRNSPQRCAYGLYAEQLSGSPFTAPRAHNERSWLYRIRPSVAHSGRFTAVDTERVAFWRTAPDDAPPVPIAQMRWNALPITDEATFITGIRTITTGGDAGTRTGFACSVYLITNSMVDSCFYNGDAEMLFVLEHGNVRFWTEFGIIDAEPSEIVVIPRGVKLRVEVPDGAARGYLCENYGGAFTLPERGPIGANCLANSRDFLTPVAAYEDRDVPSTLYVKWGGTLWQTELGHSPLDVVAWHGNYAPYKYDLRRFSPVGPVLFDHADPSIFTVLTSQSETPGTANIDFVCFPERWMVAEDTFRPPWYHMNVMSEFMGLVRGVYDAKPDGFVPGGFSLHNGMMPHGPDAQAFEAASTVALKPVKQENTLAFMFETRFPQKVTRYAADVPERQLDYADCWSGLTKRFDPSRP, from the coding sequence ATGACCGAATACCAGTCCGGCTTCGGCAACAGTTTCGAAACCGAGGCCTTGCCGGGAGCGCTTCCTGTCGGTCGAAACTCGCCCCAGCGCTGTGCGTATGGTCTCTACGCCGAACAGCTCAGCGGATCGCCCTTCACCGCACCGCGCGCTCACAACGAACGGTCGTGGCTGTATCGGATCCGCCCCAGTGTGGCCCACTCGGGCCGATTCACGGCCGTGGACACCGAGCGGGTCGCATTTTGGCGTACGGCGCCGGACGACGCTCCGCCCGTGCCGATCGCCCAAATGCGGTGGAACGCACTACCGATCACCGACGAAGCCACTTTCATCACCGGGATCAGGACCATCACCACCGGCGGTGACGCCGGAACCCGCACAGGATTCGCGTGCAGCGTCTACCTCATCACCAACTCTATGGTGGACAGCTGCTTTTACAACGGTGACGCAGAGATGCTGTTCGTCCTGGAACACGGAAATGTCCGGTTCTGGACCGAATTCGGCATCATCGACGCGGAACCCAGCGAGATCGTCGTCATCCCGCGAGGCGTGAAATTGCGCGTCGAGGTGCCCGACGGTGCTGCGCGCGGCTACCTGTGCGAGAACTACGGCGGGGCATTCACCCTTCCCGAGCGTGGCCCGATCGGTGCCAACTGTCTGGCGAATTCGCGAGACTTCCTGACCCCCGTCGCGGCGTACGAGGACCGCGATGTCCCGTCCACCCTCTACGTCAAGTGGGGCGGCACCCTGTGGCAGACCGAACTGGGCCATTCGCCACTCGATGTGGTTGCCTGGCATGGGAATTACGCGCCGTACAAATACGATCTACGACGGTTCTCACCGGTCGGGCCCGTGCTGTTCGATCACGCCGACCCGTCCATCTTCACGGTCTTGACCTCGCAGAGTGAGACCCCGGGAACCGCCAACATCGACTTCGTCTGCTTCCCGGAGCGCTGGATGGTCGCCGAGGACACCTTCAGGCCCCCCTGGTACCACATGAACGTGATGAGCGAGTTCATGGGACTCGTTCGCGGTGTCTACGACGCCAAACCCGACGGCTTCGTGCCGGGCGGCTTCAGCCTGCACAACGGCATGATGCCACACGGACCCGATGCCCAGGCCTTCGAAGCCGCCAGCACCGTGGCGCTGAAGCCGGTGAAACAGGAGAACACCCTGGCTTTCATGTTCGAAACCCGCTTCCCGCAGAAGGTTACGCGTTACGCGGCCGACGTTCCGGAGCGACAACTCGATTATGCGGACTGCTGGAGCGGCCTGACCAAACGATTCGACCCGAGCCGGCCGTGA
- the hppD gene encoding 4-hydroxyphenylpyruvate dioxygenase, whose protein sequence is MTDQIDLSEQEKQAELDLNQLKQLVGLVDYDQSHDPFPVNGWDAIVFVVGNATQAAGYYQAIWGMELVAYSGPETGNRDHKAFVLRSGSIRFVLKGAVSPGSPLVAHHAKHGDGVVDIALEVPDVDKCIRHARRTGATVLEEPHDLSDAHGAVRVAAIATYGETRHTLVQREVNGVRYHGPYLPGYQPTTSTYVKRAGAPKRLFQALDHIVGNVELGKMDDWVDFYRRVMGFVNMAEFIGDDIATDYSALMSKVVANGNHRVKFPLNEPAVAKRKSQIDEYLEFYRGPGAQHLALATDDILRSVDELRSRGVQFLDTPDAYYEDPQLRARIGEVRVPVEELHKRGILVDRDDDGYLLQIFTKPLGDRPTVFFELIERHGSLGFGKGNFKALFESIEREQEKRGNL, encoded by the coding sequence ATGACCGACCAGATCGATTTGAGCGAACAGGAAAAGCAGGCTGAGCTCGACCTCAACCAGCTCAAACAGCTTGTCGGCCTGGTCGACTACGACCAGAGCCACGATCCCTTTCCCGTCAACGGCTGGGACGCCATCGTTTTCGTCGTCGGTAATGCCACTCAGGCCGCCGGCTACTACCAGGCGATATGGGGCATGGAGTTGGTCGCCTACTCGGGCCCGGAGACCGGCAACCGTGACCACAAGGCGTTCGTCCTGCGCTCGGGTTCGATCCGGTTTGTCCTGAAGGGCGCGGTGAGTCCCGGCAGCCCGCTCGTGGCCCACCACGCCAAGCACGGCGACGGCGTCGTCGACATCGCACTAGAGGTTCCTGACGTGGACAAGTGCATCCGCCATGCGCGGCGCACCGGCGCGACCGTTCTTGAGGAACCACACGACCTGTCCGACGCACATGGCGCCGTGCGGGTCGCGGCCATCGCGACATACGGCGAAACGAGGCACACCCTCGTCCAGCGCGAAGTGAATGGTGTCCGGTACCACGGTCCCTATCTACCGGGCTATCAGCCGACGACGAGCACCTACGTCAAGCGCGCCGGTGCGCCCAAGCGACTCTTCCAGGCACTGGATCACATCGTCGGCAACGTCGAACTCGGCAAGATGGACGATTGGGTCGACTTCTACCGCCGTGTCATGGGGTTCGTGAACATGGCGGAGTTCATCGGCGACGACATCGCCACCGACTATTCGGCGCTGATGTCGAAGGTCGTCGCCAACGGCAACCACCGGGTCAAGTTCCCCCTCAACGAACCCGCCGTCGCCAAACGTAAGTCCCAGATCGACGAGTACCTGGAGTTCTATCGCGGCCCAGGAGCGCAGCATCTGGCGCTGGCCACCGACGACATCCTGCGCAGCGTCGATGAGTTGCGCAGCCGGGGCGTGCAATTCCTCGACACTCCCGACGCCTACTACGAGGATCCGCAACTGCGCGCCCGTATCGGCGAAGTTCGGGTACCGGTGGAAGAACTGCACAAGCGGGGCATCCTGGTCGACCGGGACGACGACGGGTACCTGCTGCAGATTTTCACCAAACCACTGGGCGACCGGCCGACGGTCTTCTTCGAGCTCATCGAGCGGCACGGATCGCTGGGCTTCGGCAAGGGCAACTTCAAGGCACTGTTCGAGTCGATCGAGCGCGAGCAGGAAAAGCGCGGCAACCTCTGA
- a CDS encoding metallophosphoesterase yields the protein MFIVILSAVLALIHTYLWKRLVKDTTLPGRARWLSTAALVVAAAMLIGALVLPRVIGPRESAWVAWPGYVWFGLASYLFLILLVLEPVRLLLRRWARGRPPAASDSTDAQLNRRLFLARSGAVVAGAASVGLVGVGAANALGSPDLLRVPVHLRRLDPAFNGFRIAVVSDIHLGPLSGRAHTERIVEMINATEPDLVAIVGDLVDGTVEELGAAAEPLRDLHSREGTFFVTGNHEYFVDDTASWLRELERLGLQPLRNENTAISRGAAAFDLAGVNDVAGKNRSDPPDFDRALSGVAADRPTILLAHQPVQVHEAAARGVDLQLSGHTHGGQMWPFHYVVRLAQPTLAGLSTVDHTQLYVTRGAGFWGPPVRIGAPPDISLLTLRSDQ from the coding sequence ATGTTCATCGTCATACTGAGCGCGGTCTTGGCGTTGATCCATACCTACTTGTGGAAGCGATTGGTCAAGGACACGACGCTGCCCGGACGTGCCCGTTGGCTCTCTACCGCCGCGCTGGTGGTGGCCGCGGCAATGTTGATCGGCGCATTGGTGCTGCCCCGCGTGATCGGGCCGCGCGAGTCCGCATGGGTCGCGTGGCCGGGATATGTCTGGTTCGGCCTGGCCTCGTACCTGTTCTTGATTCTGCTTGTACTGGAGCCCGTCCGGCTGCTGTTGCGGCGCTGGGCGAGGGGTAGACCACCGGCGGCGTCGGACAGCACCGATGCGCAGCTGAACCGTCGTCTGTTCCTGGCGCGGTCCGGCGCTGTCGTGGCGGGTGCCGCGTCGGTCGGATTGGTCGGGGTCGGCGCGGCCAACGCGCTCGGTTCGCCTGATCTGCTGCGCGTTCCCGTGCACCTGCGCCGACTCGACCCCGCATTCAACGGCTTCCGGATCGCTGTGGTGTCGGATATCCATCTGGGCCCGCTCAGCGGTCGCGCGCACACCGAGCGCATCGTCGAGATGATCAATGCGACCGAGCCCGACCTCGTGGCGATCGTCGGTGACCTGGTGGACGGCACGGTCGAGGAGCTCGGGGCGGCGGCGGAACCTCTGCGCGACTTGCACTCCCGCGAAGGAACGTTCTTCGTCACCGGCAACCACGAGTACTTCGTCGACGACACGGCATCGTGGCTAAGGGAGCTGGAGCGCCTCGGTCTGCAGCCGCTGCGCAACGAGAACACGGCGATATCGCGCGGCGCCGCGGCGTTCGACCTGGCCGGGGTCAACGACGTCGCGGGGAAGAACCGGTCTGATCCGCCGGACTTCGACCGCGCCCTGTCCGGCGTAGCCGCCGACCGCCCGACGATTCTGCTTGCCCACCAACCGGTTCAGGTCCACGAAGCCGCGGCGCGGGGAGTGGACCTGCAACTGTCGGGTCACACGCACGGTGGTCAGATGTGGCCATTCCACTACGTCGTCCGACTCGCGCAGCCGACGCTGGCCGGATTGTCGACAGTGGACCACACCCAGCTCTACGTCACCCGGGGTGCCGGTTTCTGGGGGCCTCCGGTCCGCATCGGCGCACCACCGGACATCTCGCTGCTGACATTGCGGTCGGACCAGTAG
- a CDS encoding Lrp/AsnC family transcriptional regulator, translated as MDARILTALNDDPRATVIALADKTRLSRNTVQARINKMERLGVLRSFERRIDPATLGYPLTAFILTRVTQRKLAAIARALEQVPEVVEVQGLAGATDLLVHVVAREADDLYRVAGRILDIDGVEQTTTSLVMRKLVDFRLTPLLAMLAEEAR; from the coding sequence TTGGACGCTCGGATCCTCACGGCACTCAACGACGATCCTCGGGCCACCGTGATCGCCTTGGCCGACAAGACCCGGCTCTCGCGAAACACCGTCCAGGCGCGGATCAACAAGATGGAGCGGCTCGGCGTACTCCGCTCGTTCGAGCGGCGCATCGACCCAGCCACCCTCGGCTACCCGTTGACCGCGTTCATCCTCACCCGCGTCACGCAGCGCAAGCTCGCCGCCATCGCCCGAGCGCTGGAGCAGGTTCCCGAGGTGGTGGAAGTGCAGGGGCTCGCAGGCGCAACCGATCTCCTGGTACACGTGGTCGCGCGTGAGGCCGACGACCTCTATCGAGTGGCGGGCCGGATACTCGACATCGACGGTGTCGAGCAGACCACCACTTCGCTGGTCATGCGCAAACTGGTCGACTTCAGACTGACACCGCTTCTGGCCATGCTGGCTGAGGAAGCGAGATGA
- a CDS encoding transketolase-like TK C-terminal-containing protein, producing the protein MDRLQSAETRARVIDPSRDAALREIEDRILWLSTSIIHHANRVRPNLTGLKVGGHQASCASMTSIMTSLWFEQLQPGDRVSVKPHASPVLHSINYLLGELDQKYLTTLREFGGLQSYPSRSKDPDPVDYSTGSVGIGATAPIWGAIARRYVDTQIGAAGKGRQYSLVGDAELDEGAVWEAILDNSVAELGEIVWIVDLNRQSLDRVVPNIAAGRLEAMFTAAGWQVINVKFGAQLQSLFEHHGGTALRTRILEMPNPEYQRLLRCSAEELRDRLPGKGTGAEEISALIRDLDENALLAVIRNLGGHDLDALRAAYAQIDDTRPTVIIAYTIKGHRLPTQGHPQNHSSLLTVEQYEQFAAELGMDPANPWPRFDIDSAPGELCTQTAQRLQREPPALSAPPAVPADTGRTPSGTSSTQAALGRVLLDLSRQAPDAAKRVVTVSPDVSSTTNLAGWLNKVGVWSPNERRNWFDDDPETIMHWRERPTGQHMELGIAETNLVGLIGELGATWSRWGQPLFPIGVVYDPFVERALEPWSYGIYAGGQSILVGTPSGVSLAAEGGAHQSIKTPSIGLEQPGCISYEPAFAIDVEWTLLSCIGRLGRPDGSSSYVRLSTRPVDQTLAAVPSDPAARERRRKQVVAGAYLLRRAGGAPQVTLVAMGAMITESLQATQRLAEQGIDADVICVTSPGLLFDALQARRGLSDSPSWILDQVFPADRAAPMVTVLDGHPHTLAFLTSVNNVAGAALGVSRFGQVGSLDDVYRYHGIDTDSIVSAALDVAEKGVK; encoded by the coding sequence ATGGACCGTTTGCAATCAGCCGAGACCCGAGCCCGGGTCATCGACCCGTCAAGAGATGCTGCCCTCCGCGAAATCGAGGACCGCATTCTGTGGCTGTCGACGTCGATCATCCACCACGCCAACCGAGTTCGCCCCAACCTCACCGGGCTGAAGGTGGGCGGCCATCAGGCCTCGTGTGCCTCCATGACCTCGATCATGACATCGCTGTGGTTCGAACAGCTCCAACCAGGCGATCGGGTGTCGGTGAAGCCGCATGCCTCACCCGTGCTGCACAGCATCAACTATCTACTGGGCGAACTCGACCAGAAGTACCTGACCACCTTGCGTGAGTTCGGTGGTCTGCAATCCTATCCGAGTCGATCGAAAGACCCTGATCCCGTTGACTATTCGACCGGCTCGGTGGGAATAGGGGCGACCGCCCCGATATGGGGTGCGATCGCCCGCCGCTACGTCGACACTCAGATCGGCGCTGCGGGCAAAGGACGCCAGTACTCGCTGGTCGGCGATGCCGAACTCGACGAAGGGGCGGTGTGGGAAGCCATTCTGGACAACTCCGTCGCCGAGCTCGGAGAGATCGTCTGGATCGTCGACCTCAACCGCCAGTCCCTCGATCGCGTCGTACCGAACATCGCCGCCGGACGGTTGGAGGCGATGTTCACGGCCGCCGGCTGGCAAGTGATCAACGTGAAGTTCGGCGCCCAGCTTCAGTCATTGTTCGAACACCATGGGGGGACAGCGCTGCGCACTCGCATCCTCGAGATGCCCAACCCCGAATACCAACGCCTACTGCGCTGCTCAGCTGAGGAGCTACGGGACAGGCTGCCCGGCAAGGGAACAGGCGCCGAAGAGATTTCGGCGCTGATCCGCGACCTCGACGAGAACGCATTGCTGGCCGTGATCCGCAATCTGGGCGGCCACGATCTCGATGCATTGCGCGCGGCCTACGCCCAAATCGACGACACCCGTCCGACGGTGATCATCGCCTACACCATCAAAGGTCACCGGCTGCCGACCCAGGGCCATCCTCAGAACCATTCGTCACTGCTCACGGTCGAGCAGTATGAGCAGTTCGCCGCCGAACTCGGCATGGACCCGGCCAATCCCTGGCCGCGATTCGACATCGACAGCGCGCCCGGAGAACTCTGCACCCAGACTGCTCAGCGGCTGCAGCGCGAACCGCCGGCGCTGTCGGCTCCTCCGGCTGTTCCCGCCGACACCGGCCGCACGCCCTCGGGCACGTCGTCTACCCAGGCGGCCCTGGGCCGGGTTCTGCTCGACCTGAGCCGTCAAGCTCCTGACGCAGCCAAGCGGGTGGTGACTGTGAGCCCCGACGTCAGCTCGACGACGAACCTGGCGGGTTGGCTCAACAAGGTCGGTGTGTGGTCACCCAATGAACGCCGGAACTGGTTCGACGACGACCCGGAGACCATCATGCACTGGCGGGAAAGGCCGACGGGACAACACATGGAACTCGGCATCGCCGAGACCAACCTGGTCGGCCTGATCGGCGAACTCGGCGCGACCTGGAGTCGGTGGGGCCAGCCGCTGTTTCCTATCGGTGTGGTCTACGACCCGTTCGTGGAACGTGCCTTGGAGCCATGGTCCTACGGCATTTACGCCGGCGGACAATCGATCCTGGTCGGAACCCCCTCCGGGGTGTCACTCGCGGCCGAGGGCGGCGCGCACCAATCCATCAAGACCCCGTCGATCGGCCTGGAGCAGCCTGGCTGCATCAGCTACGAACCGGCATTTGCCATCGACGTCGAGTGGACATTGTTGTCATGCATCGGTCGATTGGGGCGGCCGGATGGCTCATCGTCGTATGTGCGGCTGTCCACACGGCCCGTCGATCAGACGCTGGCAGCGGTTCCCAGCGATCCTGCCGCCCGGGAACGCCGCAGGAAACAAGTGGTCGCCGGCGCGTACCTGCTGCGCCGCGCCGGTGGCGCACCCCAAGTCACTCTGGTCGCGATGGGAGCGATGATCACCGAATCTCTGCAGGCCACCCAACGACTAGCCGAGCAGGGCATCGATGCCGATGTCATCTGCGTGACCAGCCCCGGCCTGCTGTTCGACGCATTGCAGGCTCGCCGAGGGCTTTCCGACAGCCCCTCCTGGATCCTCGATCAGGTCTTCCCGGCCGACCGAGCCGCCCCCATGGTGACGGTGCTCGACGGACACCCGCACACATTGGCGTTCCTCACCAGTGTCAACAACGTGGCGGGAGCAGCACTCGGGGTCAGCCGCTTCGGCCAGGTCGGCTCGCTCGACGACGTCTACCGCTACCACGGAATCGACACCGACAGCATTGTCAGCGCAGCACTCGACGTTGCCGAAAAGGGCGTGAAATGA
- a CDS encoding 2-oxo acid dehydrogenase subunit E2 → MTTSTSITNVELPSLGEAVTEATITRWLKAVGDEVQHDEPLLEVATDKVDTEVCSPAAGILTQIIEPEDAVVEVGAIIAVISASDATPTEDATPEPVSVPPVAEPEPASEQAETPTGRVEKLPRIRRTIAQRMMASLQTSAQLTTVVEVDLTNVALVRSRNKAEFEARTGQKLSYLPFVVGAAVEGLASHPIINSSVNADCTEVTYHNAVHLGVAVDSEKGLMVPVIRNAESMTLAGLAEAIAASALAVRSGTARPDDLSGGTFTITNTGSRGALFDTPIINQPQSAILGVGTVVERLVPGRDELGNLVVKTSSMAYLSLSYDHRIIDGADAARYLGTVRHRLERGFDDADLR, encoded by the coding sequence ATGACCACCAGCACAAGCATTACCAACGTGGAACTGCCTTCCCTTGGTGAGGCGGTCACCGAGGCCACCATCACCCGGTGGCTCAAAGCCGTAGGCGATGAAGTACAGCACGACGAGCCCCTGCTCGAGGTCGCCACCGACAAGGTCGACACCGAAGTCTGCTCCCCCGCAGCCGGGATCCTGACCCAGATCATCGAACCCGAGGACGCCGTCGTCGAGGTCGGCGCCATCATCGCCGTGATCAGCGCGTCCGACGCCACGCCCACTGAGGATGCAACCCCTGAGCCGGTGAGCGTTCCGCCGGTGGCCGAACCCGAGCCGGCATCCGAGCAGGCCGAAACACCAACAGGGCGAGTCGAAAAACTGCCGCGCATCCGGCGCACGATTGCCCAGCGCATGATGGCATCGCTGCAGACGTCGGCGCAGCTGACGACGGTGGTCGAAGTCGACCTGACCAATGTCGCGCTGGTGCGCAGCCGCAACAAGGCGGAATTCGAGGCACGCACCGGGCAGAAGTTGTCGTACCTGCCGTTCGTCGTCGGCGCAGCCGTGGAAGGCCTTGCTTCACACCCGATCATCAACTCCTCCGTGAACGCCGACTGCACCGAGGTCACCTATCACAATGCCGTCCATCTGGGGGTTGCTGTGGACAGCGAGAAGGGTCTGATGGTGCCGGTGATCCGCAACGCGGAGTCAATGACATTGGCCGGCTTGGCAGAAGCGATCGCGGCATCGGCCCTTGCGGTGCGATCGGGAACAGCACGACCTGACGATCTGTCCGGCGGAACTTTCACAATCACCAACACCGGTAGCCGCGGCGCGCTGTTCGACACCCCGATAATCAACCAACCGCAGTCGGCCATCCTGGGTGTCGGAACAGTGGTCGAACGACTCGTGCCCGGACGCGACGAACTCGGCAACCTCGTTGTGAAGACCAGTTCGATGGCGTATCTGTCGCTGTCCTACGACCACCGGATCATCGACGGTGCCGATGCGGCACGCTATCTCGGCACCGTGCGCCATCGCCTGGAGCGCGGCTTCGACGACGCGGACCTTCGATGA
- a CDS encoding IclR family transcriptional regulator, with product MVLNTIDRTGKVLDLFTAETPEWGVTAVSARLQLPKSTTFDIMSSLAAIGLLQQTSDDRYRLGWRVLLISRRLMSSSCFDANTNRRVAALAHQLSAVVTVGAWDGRGVVCITNASTDRTDPIVTRGVRISGHTSALGKLLMAHLPWSTVEELIDRNGLPRLTENSVVEVNMLRAQLISARRDDIAIEHGETIQDQSCIAVGIHQRDHRAVAALSISAPTERLLNRREEYCRIARRTARNLVQNAVPPH from the coding sequence ATGGTGCTGAACACGATCGACCGCACCGGGAAGGTGCTCGATCTCTTCACGGCTGAGACACCTGAGTGGGGTGTGACAGCGGTATCCGCGAGGCTGCAACTGCCGAAGTCGACGACCTTCGACATCATGTCCAGTCTCGCGGCAATTGGTCTGTTGCAACAGACTTCAGACGACCGCTATCGACTCGGCTGGCGCGTTCTGCTCATCAGTCGCCGGCTCATGAGTTCCAGCTGTTTCGACGCCAATACAAATCGCCGGGTGGCAGCGCTCGCCCACCAGCTCTCGGCTGTGGTGACCGTAGGCGCTTGGGATGGTCGAGGCGTTGTCTGCATCACCAACGCGTCCACAGATCGGACAGACCCGATAGTTACTCGCGGAGTTCGCATTTCCGGTCACACTTCGGCACTCGGGAAGCTGCTCATGGCACACCTACCGTGGTCTACGGTTGAAGAACTCATCGACCGAAACGGATTGCCAAGGCTCACAGAGAACTCGGTGGTTGAAGTGAACATGTTGCGTGCGCAGCTCATCTCCGCACGACGCGACGACATCGCGATAGAGCACGGCGAAACCATCCAGGACCAGTCATGCATCGCCGTAGGCATCCATCAGCGTGACCACCGGGCGGTTGCGGCATTATCGATCAGCGCACCGACGGAACGCCTTCTGAACCGTAGAGAAGAGTACTGTCGCATCGCCCGCCGGACAGCGCGCAACCTCGTCCAGAACGCGGTTCCGCCGCACTGA
- a CDS encoding SDR family oxidoreductase, which translates to MQIENKVAVVTGGGSGIGRALAVELARNGAQVVIGDLDERVAAEAVRSIGDAATSIRADASTVDGVTSLIAEAERHFGPVDIFVANAGIVGAAGLGDSADWDKILAINLRAHVNAAGLLLPGWRSRGSGYFVSVASAAGLLTQLGAAGYAVTKHAAIGFAEWLAITHGEEGIGVSCVCPLGVDTPLLAAVCSSSGLSRRIGAQSIIKSGSVISAAEVAAETIGAVRAERFMVLPHPEVLDMFRGKGADYDWWIARMRRLQRSLSGGAAAPSDG; encoded by the coding sequence ATGCAGATCGAGAACAAGGTTGCTGTCGTCACCGGCGGTGGATCAGGAATCGGCCGGGCACTGGCCGTCGAACTCGCCAGGAATGGCGCACAGGTCGTCATCGGCGACCTCGACGAGCGTGTAGCTGCCGAAGCGGTCAGGAGCATCGGTGACGCGGCGACGAGCATCCGGGCGGATGCATCGACCGTTGACGGCGTCACAAGCTTGATCGCCGAGGCCGAACGGCACTTCGGGCCCGTTGACATCTTCGTCGCCAATGCCGGCATCGTGGGAGCTGCGGGCCTCGGTGACTCCGCCGACTGGGACAAGATCCTTGCGATCAACCTGCGCGCTCATGTCAATGCCGCCGGGCTGCTGCTACCGGGATGGCGCAGCCGCGGCAGCGGCTACTTCGTGTCGGTCGCATCCGCGGCCGGCCTGCTGACGCAACTGGGCGCGGCGGGGTACGCGGTCACCAAACACGCCGCGATCGGATTCGCTGAATGGCTTGCAATCACCCACGGCGAGGAGGGAATAGGAGTGAGCTGTGTGTGTCCACTCGGAGTCGACACGCCCCTTCTCGCCGCAGTGTGCTCCTCCTCAGGCCTGTCGCGCCGGATCGGCGCACAGTCGATCATCAAGTCGGGCAGCGTCATCAGCGCAGCAGAGGTCGCGGCGGAGACGATCGGCGCCGTACGCGCGGAGCGATTCATGGTTCTACCCCACCCGGAGGTTCTGGATATGTTCCGCGGCAAGGGCGCGGACTATGACTGGTGGATTGCGAGAATGCGTCGCCTGCAGCGGTCCCTGAGCGGCGGTGCCGCAGCACCGAGTGACGGTTAG
- a CDS encoding long-chain fatty acid--CoA ligase: MQNVPLTLTAILDGIDGTFGDSQVLTYTGPNTGAHTATFSEIATRAAQLANGLAGLGIEAGDRVGTFMWNNQRHLEAYLAAPCSGAILHTLNIRLTPEQLGYVASHAGDKIIIVDASLLDTLRPALPLMPELAALVIAGDPDDAQLADVSRLVPTAIAYEQLVNSQPTSFAWPVLDECSAAAMCYTSGTTGDPKGVVYSHRSVYLHALAVCTANVAGISSHDRVLPIVPMFHVNAWGIPYASLMAGATLILPDRHLKPDTLVDMIAEHRATLSGGVPTIFNDMLQWLRDNPGHRIDSLRRVLCGGAAVPASLVAAYRDEFAVPLVQAWGMTETSPIVTIADVPDNATTTDQQRKRNSTGRFLFGAKGRVVDEAGTVLPRDGRSVGELQVRGPWITGSYHGGIDAESFSADPDGQLWLHTGDIGHISADGYLTLTDRAKDVIKSGGEWISSVHLETTLVSHPDVVEAAVIGVPDTRWDERPLALVTLRPGSAARAEDLKAWLEERVQRWWLPERWAIVDNIARTGVGKYDKKLMRRRYHSGEIPVTVLPR, from the coding sequence ATGCAGAACGTCCCGCTGACGCTCACCGCGATCCTGGACGGAATCGACGGCACCTTCGGCGATTCACAGGTTCTCACCTATACAGGCCCGAACACCGGCGCACATACTGCCACATTCTCCGAGATAGCCACGCGCGCAGCTCAACTGGCGAACGGGCTGGCTGGTCTCGGAATCGAAGCCGGTGACCGAGTCGGAACCTTCATGTGGAACAACCAGCGGCACCTCGAGGCATACCTTGCCGCGCCCTGTTCTGGCGCGATCCTGCACACACTCAACATTCGCCTCACTCCGGAGCAACTCGGCTACGTCGCCTCCCATGCCGGCGACAAGATCATCATCGTCGACGCCAGCTTGCTCGACACGTTGCGTCCGGCGTTGCCGCTCATGCCGGAACTTGCAGCGCTGGTGATCGCCGGTGACCCGGACGACGCTCAGCTTGCTGACGTATCACGACTGGTACCCACCGCGATCGCCTATGAGCAACTCGTCAACAGCCAGCCGACCAGCTTCGCGTGGCCCGTGCTCGACGAATGCAGTGCAGCCGCGATGTGCTACACCAGCGGAACCACCGGGGATCCCAAAGGCGTGGTCTACAGTCATCGGTCGGTCTATCTGCACGCCCTTGCCGTCTGCACGGCCAACGTTGCGGGAATCTCATCCCATGACCGGGTGCTGCCCATAGTCCCGATGTTTCACGTCAACGCGTGGGGCATTCCGTACGCATCGCTGATGGCCGGCGCAACACTGATTCTGCCGGACCGCCACCTCAAGCCCGACACGCTCGTGGACATGATCGCCGAGCACCGCGCGACGTTGTCTGGGGGTGTCCCTACGATTTTCAACGACATGTTGCAATGGCTGCGCGACAACCCCGGTCATCGCATCGACTCGTTGCGTCGAGTGTTGTGCGGCGGCGCCGCAGTGCCGGCGTCTCTTGTCGCCGCGTATCGTGACGAATTCGCAGTTCCTTTGGTGCAAGCGTGGGGCATGACCGAAACCAGCCCCATCGTGACGATCGCCGATGTTCCCGACAATGCGACCACTACCGATCAGCAGCGAAAGCGCAACAGCACGGGCCGATTCCTGTTCGGCGCCAAAGGACGTGTCGTCGACGAGGCAGGCACTGTTCTGCCCCGCGACGGCCGATCAGTTGGCGAACTACAGGTGCGTGGCCCCTGGATCACCGGCAGCTATCACGGCGGAATCGACGCCGAGAGCTTCTCCGCCGACCCCGACGGGCAACTCTGGCTCCACACCGGCGACATCGGACATATCAGCGCAGACGGGTACCTCACGCTCACTGACCGGGCCAAAGACGTGATCAAGTCCGGTGGCGAATGGATCAGCTCCGTGCACCTTGAAACCACTCTCGTGAGCCATCCCGATGTGGTCGAAGCTGCGGTGATCGGCGTACCCGACACCCGTTGGGATGAGCGACCATTGGCATTGGTGACCTTGCGCCCCGGTTCTGCCGCGCGGGCCGAAGATCTGAAGGCCTGGCTTGAGGAACGCGTGCAGCGGTGGTGGTTGCCCGAGCGGTGGGCAATCGTAGACAACATCGCGCGCACCGGCGTCGGCAAGTACGACAAGAAGCTGATGCGGCGGCGATACCACTCCGGCGAGATTCCCGTCACCGTGCTGCCCCGCTGA